The following proteins are co-located in the Gossypium hirsutum isolate 1008001.06 chromosome A02, Gossypium_hirsutum_v2.1, whole genome shotgun sequence genome:
- the LOC107938655 gene encoding sucrose transport protein SUC8 yields MTMETGGNGPPKPIWNIVMVSAIAAGIQFGWALQLSLLTPYVQTLGVPHVWAAFIWLCGPISGLLVQPIVGYFSDHCTSRIGRRRPFIAAGACLVAMAVFFIGFAKDIGHRAGDSLDNPTKPRAVAVFVTGFWILDVANNMLQGPCRAFLADLSGNDHKRMRIANGWFSFFMAIGNVLGYAAGSYSNLYKLLPFTTTTACDVYCANLKTCFIIDIVFLLSVTTTAITTVKETPLKSNGSLDEGEGGSSEPFIGEIVTAFKTLKKPMWILLLVTCLNWIAWFPFLLYDTDWMGVEVFGGKVKGSSSEQKLYDDGVRAGALGLMINSIVLAVTSLGLEPVSRFVGGVKKLWGVVNFILAAGLAGTVWITKVAEAWRAKQGPQILTSPPSNVKSFALAVFGLLGIPLSVTFSIPFALASTYCADAGGGQGLSLGVLNLSIVIPQMFVSVISGPLDAAFGGGNLPAFVLGSIVAAISALLAIFALPNPKNHLFLNSGTVVGGGH; encoded by the exons atGACCATGGAGACTGGCGGAAACGGTCCCCCAAAGCCGATTTGGAATATAGTGATGGTTTCGGCTATTGCCGCCGGGATTCAGTTCGGATGGGCTCTGCAACTTTCTCTACTAACCCCTTATGTTCAAACCCTTGGTGTTCCTCACGTTTGGGCTGCTTTCATTTGGCTTTGTGGCCCCATCTCTGGCCTCCTCGTTCAACCTATTGTAGGCTACTTCAGTGACCATTGCACCTCTCGCATCGGTCGTCGCCGACCTTTCATTGCTGCTGGAGCTTGTTTAGTTGCCATGGCTGTTTTCTTCATTGGCTTCGCCAAAGACATAGGCCATCGAGCTGGTGATTCACTGGACAATCCCACAAAGCCTAGAGCTGTTGCTGTCTTCGTTACAG GTTTTTGGATCCTTGATGTGGCTAACAACATGCTACAAGGTCCATGTCGTGCTTTTCTGGCCGACCTTTCCGGAAATGATCATAAAAGAATGAGGATCGCCAATGGTTGGTTCTCCTTTTTCATGGCTATCGGGAACGTTTTAGGTTATGCAGCTGGTTCCTATTCCAATCTCTACAAACTCTTACCTTTCACAACAACAACTGCCTGTGACGTTTACTGTGCAAACCTCAAAACTTGTTTTATCATTGACATTGTTTTTCTCCTATCGGTGACTACAACCGCGATTACCACTGTGAAAGAGACTCCATTAAAGAGTAACGGATCTCTAGACGAAGGCGAAGGAGGATCATCCGAGCCTTTCATTGGGGAGATAGTGACGGCATTCAAGACCTTGAAAAAGCCAATGTGGATATTGCTTCTCGTGACTTGTCTTAATTGGATCGCCTGGTTTCCCTTCTTGTTGTACGACACTGACTGGATGGGAGTGGAGGTATTCGGAGGGAAAGTGAAGGGAAGTTCAAGTGAACAAAAATTGTATGATGATGGAGTGCGAGCTGGTGCGTTGGGTCTGATGATAAATTCTATAGTGTTGGCGGTTACGTCGTTGGGGTTGGAGCCTGTTAGTCGCTTCGTTGGAGGAGTCAAGAAATTGTGGGGGGTTGTCAACTTCATTTTGGCTGCAGGCTTGGCCGGGACCGTGTGGATCACCAAGGTGGCTGAGGCTTGGAGGGCTAAACAAGGACCCCAAATCTTGACTTCTCCTCCCAGCAACGTCAAAAGCTTTGCCTTGGCTGTGTTTGGATTGTTGGGTATTCCACTTTCg GTAACATTTAGCATTCCATTCGCATTGGCATCCACATATTGCGCTGATGCCGGCGGTGGTCAAG GTCTGTCATTGGGAGTACTAAACTTGTCTATAGTTATTCCACAG ATGTTTGTATCAGTGATTAGTGGACCGCTTGATGCAGCATTTGGTGGTGGAAACTTACCAGCCTTTGTGTTAGGCTCTATTGTGGCAGCCATTAGCGCTTTGTTGGCAATTTTTGCGCTTCCCAACCCGAAAAATCATCTCTTCCTCAACTCTGGAACTGTAGTGGGTGGAGGCCATTGA
- the LOC121215474 gene encoding probable N-acetyltransferase HLS1-like — MGDSVGDEVFVREFDDDRDIEMVGKLERNCERGSNNKGTSIFTNMMGDPLCRIRFYPVHLMLVAVLRENGELVGVIRGCIKHVGTKFGGKNIKLGCILGLRVSPKHRRMGIGLKLVRAMEEWLINNEAHYTFLATEKNNVASTNLFTTKCNYRHLSSLVIFVQPINFGMDHGGASQDIKVEKLNIDQAICFYDHKLRGKDIDLADIDAILKEKQSLGTWVSYFKQDEWIGLHSKEMKNEDIISTSPSSWAMFSIWNSCEAYKIHIKKYSHPLKFFHETLSHARDKIFPCLKIPICDSLEKPFGFLFLYGLHGEGERVEELMKSAWNFASRLAENVKDCKVIITELGVSDPLMEHVPHYSSMSRIEDQWYLKKVNGSINDEDELGMVGELGNVVVDPRDF; from the exons ATGGGTGACAGTGTAGGAGATGAGGTTTTCGTTAGGGAATTTGATGATGACAGAGATATTGAAATGGTGGGGAAGCTTGAGAGAAACTGTGAAAGAGGGTCTAATAATAAGGGGACCTCCATTTTTACAAACATGATGGGTGACCCTTTGTGTAGAATTAGGTTCTATCCAGTCCATCTCATGCTG GTAGCTGTGCTGCGCGAAAATGGGGAGCTTGTCGGAGTAATTCGGGGCTGCATCAAGCATGTGGGGACCAAATTTGGGGGAAAAAATATCAAGTTGGGTTGCATTTTAGGCCTTCGAGTGTCTCCAAAACATCG GCGAATGGGGATTGGATTAAAGCTTGTGAGAGCAATGGAAGAATGGTTGATAAACAATGAAGCACACTACACATTCTTAGCAACAGAAAAGAACAATGTTGCCTCTACAAATCTCTTCACTACGAAATGTAATTATAGACACTTAAGCTCATTAGTCATATTTGTTCAACCAATCAATTTTGGAATGGATCATGGGGGTGCATCACAAGATATTAAAGTAGAGAAGTTGAATATAGATCAAGCCATTTGTTTCTATGATCACAAGCTTCGAGGCAAAGACATAGATTTGGCTGACATTGATGCAATCCTCAAGGAAAAGCAAAGCCTTGGCACATGGGTATCTTACTTCAAACAAGATGAATGGATAGGTTTGCATAGTAAAGAGATGAAGAATGAAGATATTATTAGTACAAGTCCAAGCTCTTGGGCCATGTTTAGTATATGGAACTCATGTGAAGCTTACAAGATTCATATAAAAAAGTACTCTCATCCATTGAAGTTTTTCCATGAAACTTTGAGCCATGCAAGAGACAAGATCTTCCCTTGCCTTAAGATCCCAATATGTGACTCACTTGAGAAGCCATTTGGTTTCTTGTTTCTTTATGGACTCCATGGAGAAGGTGAGAGGGTGGAGGAGCTGATGAAATCTGCATGGAATTTTGCATCCAGGTTGGCTGAGAATGTGAAGGACTGCAAGGTGATTATAACTGAGTTAGGTGTCTCTGATCCTCTAATGGAACATGTTCCACATTACTCATCTATGTCCAGAATCGAAGATCAATGGTACTTGAAGAAAGTGAATGGATCCATTAACGATGAAGATGAGCTAGGCATGGTGGGAGAACTGGGAAATGTGGTGGTTGATCCTAGAGACTTTTAG